A section of the Babylonia areolata isolate BAREFJ2019XMU chromosome 1, ASM4173473v1, whole genome shotgun sequence genome encodes:
- the LOC143290402 gene encoding uncharacterized protein LOC143290402, with translation MEEATPVGDYYDCNALDHGHKASHYHSHKASYYHKASHYHSHKASYYHKASHYHSHKASHYHKASHYHSHRASHYHSHRASHYHSHRASHYHSHRASHYHSHRASHYHSHRASHYHSHRASHYHSHRASHYHSHKASHYHSHRASHYNKASHYHTHKASHSNTAISHKASHYHRHKASHYHSHKASHSNTPIRCLECHLMHLKE, from the exons GCAACGCGTTAGATCACGGCCATAAGGCAAGTCACTATCACAGCCATAAGGCAAGTTACTATCATAAGGCAAGTCACTATCACAGCCATAAGGCAAGTTACTATCATAAGGCAAGTCACTATCACAGTCATAAGGCAAGTCACTATCATAAGGCAAGTCACTATCACAGTCATAGGGCAAGCCACTATCACAGCCATAGGGCAAGTCACTATCACAGTCATAGGGCAAGCCACTATCACAGCCATAGGGCAAGTCACTATCACAGTCATAGGGCAAGCCACTATCACAGCCATAGGGCAAGTCACTATCACAGTCATAGGGCAAGTCACTATCACAGTCATAGGGCAAGCCACTATCACAGCCATAAGGCAAGTCACTATCACAGTCATAGGGCAAGCCACTATAATAAGGCAAGTCACTATCACACCCATAAGGCAAGTCATTCTAACACAGCCATAAG CCATAAGGCAAGTCACTATCACAGACATAAGGCAAGTCACTATCACAGCCATAAGGCAAGTCATTCTAACACACCCATAAG GTGTTTGGAATGTCACCTGATGCACCTCAAGGAGTAG